From Candidatus Doudnabacteria bacterium, a single genomic window includes:
- a CDS encoding PrgI family protein — MQFAVPQFTDVEDKLIGPLTLKQFLFLMATGGIVLFFYSLLKLSIFFFLFAVPTALLGIGLTFGKFNGRPLFGYLGVFFSFVSRPQTRIFKREEQDEIISTEKAKPVAANIIPANIEPAESRLKKLAYLLDQKTEEEKELLQK; from the coding sequence ATGCAATTCGCAGTCCCACAATTCACGGATGTTGAGGATAAGCTCATTGGCCCGCTAACCTTGAAACAATTCCTTTTTTTGATGGCCACGGGCGGGATCGTTCTGTTCTTTTATTCTCTGCTGAAGCTTTCCATCTTCTTTTTTCTTTTTGCCGTTCCCACCGCTCTTTTGGGTATCGGACTGACTTTCGGAAAATTTAACGGCCGGCCTCTTTTTGGCTATTTGGGAGTTTTTTTTAGTTTCGTGTCCCGCCCTCAGACCAGAATTTTTAAAAGGGAAGAACAGGATGAAATTATCAGCACCGAGAAAGCCAAGCCAGTGGCTGCAAATATCATCCCCGCGAACATAGAGCCTGCCGAAAGCCGGCTTAAGAAACTGGCGTATTTGCTGGATCAGAAAACAGAAGAGGAAAAGGAATTATTGCAAAAATAA
- a CDS encoding ATP-dependent Clp protease ATP-binding subunit: MNHFSFILERLSSRAKSALITSQRISEDLHHDHIGTEHLLYGIVEEKASFASEILLKSRVNGETVKQQIISLNQNHISDKWQPKLSNNLREVIEKAAIIASRYQYQFIGTEHFLYGITDMETDEAKTMLLGLKVSVSELRKNLLSIFENVSRFPDLLNVDEQAELPAPEKNTKTPALDYFTSDLSKKALKGKIDPVIGRKNEIERLISILNRRTKNNPVLIGEPGVGKTAIVEGLALAISKQEIPDTLADKKILTLDMALVVAGSMFRGEFEQRLKQVIDEVRDNSNIILFIDELHTIVGAGATTGSLDAANILKPALARGEIRVIGATTLSEYKKHIEHDAALERRFQPILVEEPSNEESLEILSGLRENYERHHNVVITDEAIKAAVELSSRYLTDRFLPDKALDLIDETAAYSKTLNTKTRNIRVVKKIESELKRLEEEKTKAVMLQDFTTALHLKSQEDKLKKQKQEYQKTLGRKTSANIQITAEDIGRTVSNITKIPLTKLLKSESKKLIGLEKTLQTRIVGQDEATKQIASAIRRSRAGIASPKRPIASFLFLGPTGVGKTETAKALAEEVFENKDALVRVDMSEFMERHNVARLIGAPAGYVGYEEGGRLTEEIRKKPYAVILFDEIEKAHPDVFNILLQILEEGELTDAAGKRINFRNTVVIMTSNIGMSELTRTAGSFGFSQDRNTQTEEDVRVKAEHEYDRVKDKVLSSLREAMRPELLNRIDKIIVFRPLGMEEIRKIVSLELNRLVERILKQQNITLSFDREVLKFIADKSYDPAQGARLIRRNIQETIEDTLAEKIITGEIAEMSEAKITVANDAIQIKQVELARA; encoded by the coding sequence ATGAACCACTTTTCATTTATTCTAGAACGGCTATCCAGTCGGGCGAAAAGCGCCTTGATAACTTCACAGCGCATTTCCGAAGATCTGCACCATGACCACATCGGTACCGAGCATCTGCTTTACGGCATCGTAGAGGAGAAGGCTTCGTTTGCCTCGGAAATCCTGCTGAAAAGCCGCGTGAACGGCGAAACCGTCAAGCAGCAGATCATCAGCCTGAACCAAAACCATATCTCTGATAAATGGCAGCCGAAGCTCTCCAACAATCTGCGCGAGGTCATTGAGAAGGCCGCCATCATCGCCAGCCGCTACCAATACCAGTTCATCGGCACTGAGCACTTTTTGTATGGGATCACGGACATGGAGACCGACGAAGCGAAAACCATGCTGCTGGGTCTGAAAGTTTCAGTGTCTGAGCTGCGGAAAAATCTGCTGTCAATTTTTGAGAATGTTTCCAGGTTTCCCGATCTGCTGAATGTCGACGAGCAGGCGGAATTGCCCGCTCCTGAAAAAAATACCAAGACGCCGGCTCTGGATTATTTCACCTCGGACCTTTCCAAAAAAGCTCTGAAGGGCAAGATCGATCCGGTCATCGGCCGCAAGAACGAGATAGAACGCCTGATCTCCATTCTTAATCGCCGCACCAAAAATAACCCCGTGCTGATCGGCGAACCGGGGGTCGGCAAAACCGCGATCGTTGAAGGCCTGGCTCTGGCCATTTCCAAACAGGAGATCCCGGATACGCTGGCTGATAAAAAGATCCTGACTTTGGACATGGCGCTGGTCGTGGCCGGCTCTATGTTCCGCGGAGAATTTGAACAACGTTTAAAACAAGTTATCGATGAAGTCAGGGACAATTCAAACATCATTTTATTCATTGACGAACTGCACACCATTGTCGGAGCAGGAGCTACGACCGGTTCTTTGGATGCGGCCAATATCTTAAAGCCTGCGCTGGCCCGCGGCGAGATCCGAGTGATCGGGGCCACAACCCTTTCTGAATATAAAAAACACATTGAGCATGATGCGGCGCTGGAAAGGCGCTTCCAGCCGATCCTGGTGGAAGAGCCGTCCAACGAAGAATCTTTGGAGATCTTAAGTGGCCTTCGGGAAAATTACGAGCGCCACCATAATGTCGTGATCACAGATGAAGCCATCAAAGCGGCTGTGGAACTGTCGTCCCGTTATCTGACCGACCGTTTTCTGCCCGATAAGGCCCTGGACCTGATCGACGAAACCGCGGCGTACAGCAAAACTTTGAACACCAAGACCCGCAATATCCGGGTCGTGAAAAAGATCGAAAGTGAACTGAAGCGCCTGGAAGAGGAAAAGACCAAAGCTGTGATGCTGCAGGATTTCACCACAGCGCTGCATTTAAAGTCGCAGGAAGACAAGCTGAAAAAACAGAAACAGGAATACCAAAAAACCCTGGGCCGCAAGACCTCCGCCAACATACAGATCACTGCTGAGGATATCGGCCGTACTGTTTCTAATATCACAAAGATCCCGCTGACCAAACTTCTAAAATCCGAGAGCAAAAAACTTATCGGCCTGGAAAAAACCCTGCAGACCCGCATCGTGGGCCAGGACGAGGCCACCAAACAGATCGCTTCGGCCATCAGGCGCTCCAGAGCAGGTATCGCCTCACCCAAACGGCCTATCGCCTCTTTCCTTTTCTTAGGCCCTACGGGCGTGGGAAAGACCGAGACCGCCAAGGCTTTGGCTGAAGAAGTGTTTGAGAACAAAGACGCTCTGGTGCGCGTGGATATGTCCGAATTCATGGAACGGCACAATGTGGCAAGATTGATCGGCGCGCCAGCCGGCTACGTTGGCTATGAGGAAGGCGGCCGGCTGACCGAAGAGATACGCAAAAAACCCTATGCCGTGATCCTGTTCGATGAAATTGAAAAAGCGCACCCTGACGTATTCAACATTCTTTTACAGATCCTGGAAGAGGGCGAGCTGACGGATGCGGCGGGAAAAAGGATCAACTTCCGCAACACTGTGGTCATCATGACCTCCAACATCGGAATGAGCGAACTGACCCGCACTGCCGGCAGCTTTGGCTTTTCGCAGGACCGCAATACCCAAACCGAGGAGGACGTGCGGGTAAAAGCCGAACATGAATACGACCGGGTGAAAGACAAGGTTTTATCTTCGCTGCGCGAGGCTATGCGGCCCGAGCTTCTCAATCGTATCGACAAGATCATTGTTTTCCGCCCCTTGGGAATGGAAGAGATCCGGAAGATCGTCAGCCTGGAACTGAACCGGCTGGTGGAGCGGATATTAAAACAGCAAAATATAACCCTATCATTTGACCGCGAAGTGCTGAAGTTCATAGCGGATAAAAGTTACGATCCGGCGCAAGGCGCGCGTCTCATCCGCCGCAACATTCAGGAAACGATCGAAGACACTCTGGCTGAAAAGATCATTACCGGTGAAATCGCCGAAATGTCGGAGGCGAAGATCACGGTTGCTAATGATGCTATCCAGATCAAACAGGTTGAATTAGCACGGGCATAA
- a CDS encoding regulatory protein RecX — protein MNIEEKAKSLLKIRPHHSEELAKKLLMRGFDREQVNAVIAKLTDEKLIDNQQFAQNYLDSLIRYKSFGFYGLKAKLMQRGIDGKDAEALLKENLPIETEKEIALKAVEKSQEKDKAKLAQKLSRKGFRSEVIREVVKTK, from the coding sequence ATGAATATCGAAGAAAAAGCCAAAAGTTTGCTTAAGATCCGGCCTCACCATTCGGAAGAACTGGCGAAAAAACTTCTGATGCGCGGTTTTGACCGTGAGCAGGTCAATGCCGTTATTGCTAAATTAACAGATGAAAAGCTGATTGACAATCAGCAGTTTGCACAAAATTATTTGGACAGTTTGATAAGATATAAAAGTTTTGGTTTCTACGGTCTCAAGGCCAAACTGATGCAGCGGGGGATTGATGGCAAAGATGCGGAAGCTTTGTTGAAAGAAAATTTGCCCATTGAGACAGAAAAAGAAATCGCCCTGAAAGCGGTTGAAAAATCGCAAGAAAAAGATAAAGCGAAACTGGCTCAAAAATTGTCCAGGAAAGGGTTTCGGAGCGAGGTGATTAGGGAAGTGGTCAAAACAAAATGA
- a CDS encoding DUF5667 domain-containing protein, protein MEPDQDKLDEIIDRLKTNGDVSDYKKDRKTSGLLTLLSQLNSLPKAHIPNFDFMRVKNQILDRIAARQEDRQESGWFVATVPRLLRIGTVVLGSVLIVISLTLGTSVAALNSVPGQAIYPLKKVVENIQLKLAPADQQSSLQIQFANNRVDELQQVLQQQQDGQISDKTAQKIVSDTVKDLQKTATAAANASGQQPKAAIATKLADLSNKLKVASITSEGEVKIELEQTIANIQLAGAKADDNSNSSDNSVSAQGKLTAVTNTYVSIGSAKFLVSKDTAYVNTTAADLTIDQQVDIDGIIKDNKTYAQTITLTQDPTTVTQPDPKATDAKTSDSKPVDDAKTETPAADTTPASQ, encoded by the coding sequence ATGGAACCAGACCAGGACAAACTTGATGAGATCATCGACCGTTTGAAAACTAACGGCGATGTTTCTGATTATAAAAAAGACCGCAAAACTTCCGGATTGCTAACTTTGCTTTCGCAACTCAACAGCCTGCCCAAAGCCCATATCCCAAATTTTGATTTTATGCGGGTGAAAAACCAGATCCTTGACCGCATTGCTGCTCGCCAAGAGGATAGACAAGAATCCGGATGGTTCGTAGCAACCGTCCCAAGGTTGCTGCGCATCGGCACCGTGGTCCTGGGCAGCGTTTTGATCGTTATCAGCCTGACCTTGGGTACGTCTGTAGCTGCCTTAAACAGCGTGCCTGGACAAGCAATATATCCGCTGAAAAAAGTGGTTGAAAATATCCAGTTGAAACTGGCTCCGGCTGACCAGCAATCTTCCCTGCAGATCCAGTTTGCCAACAATCGCGTGGACGAGCTCCAGCAGGTCCTGCAACAGCAGCAGGACGGCCAGATCTCGGACAAAACAGCCCAAAAGATCGTGTCTGACACCGTTAAGGACCTGCAAAAAACCGCAACTGCTGCAGCTAATGCAAGCGGTCAGCAGCCGAAGGCCGCAATTGCCACCAAGCTCGCGGATCTTTCCAACAAGCTCAAGGTTGCTTCCATTACCAGCGAAGGCGAGGTCAAGATCGAACTGGAACAAACTATTGCGAACATCCAGCTGGCTGGCGCAAAAGCAGATGACAATTCCAATAGCTCTGATAATTCGGTTTCGGCGCAAGGCAAACTTACCGCCGTAACAAACACCTATGTCAGCATTGGCTCGGCCAAATTCCTGGTTTCCAAAGATACGGCATACGTAAATACAACAGCCGCCGATCTAACTATCGATCAACAGGTGGATATTGACGGAATCATCAAAGACAATAAAACATACGCCCAGACAATTACTTTAACTCAAGACCCTACAACAGTTACCCAACCTGACCCTAAAGCAACTGATGCTAAAACATCCGATTCTAAACCAGTTGATGATGCTAAAACTGAAACCCCAGCCGCAGACACCACTCCTGCCTCACAGTAA
- a CDS encoding RNA polymerase sigma factor has translation MTEEELKNWLQKAQSGDQDAFGRIYDHFADKIYRFIYFRVGHKEVAEDVLSDTFVKSWEKINQINSPGALSGWLYQIAKNNIIDYYRLKKELIALSEVEEFLVDEASSVDSVNLSFQQNKILNVLNQLPQDQQQIIKYRFFEDLSNEEISYIMGKTEGSVRVLQHRAIAKLKELLKNKQ, from the coding sequence ATGACGGAAGAAGAATTAAAAAATTGGCTGCAAAAGGCGCAATCCGGCGACCAAGACGCATTTGGCCGGATCTATGACCACTTTGCCGATAAGATCTACCGGTTCATCTACTTCCGGGTCGGCCACAAAGAAGTGGCAGAGGACGTTTTATCCGATACTTTTGTCAAAAGCTGGGAGAAGATCAATCAGATCAATTCCCCCGGCGCCCTGTCAGGGTGGCTCTACCAGATTGCCAAAAACAACATTATAGATTACTATAGGTTGAAAAAGGAACTGATCGCCCTGTCAGAAGTGGAAGAATTTTTGGTAGATGAAGCCAGTTCAGTTGATTCCGTGAATCTCAGCTTTCAGCAGAACAAGATCCTCAATGTCCTGAACCAACTCCCGCAGGATCAGCAGCAAATCATCAAATACAGATTTTTTGAAGACCTTTCAAATGAAGAAATTTCCTATATTATGGGAAAGACCGAAGGCTCAGTCCGAGTGCTTCAGCACCGCGCAATTGCGAAACTTAAAGAACTTTTGAAAAATAAGCAATAA
- a CDS encoding ATP-dependent DNA helicase RecG has product MASQKDKKTALTEIIADFSRPYPANRLLEGDVGSGKTIIVALASFVVAKNSLQTALLSPTEILASQHYATFLELFKNDGFDLGLLTSSQSRLNGNPVSKDTLLAAITSGKTKIILGTHALLEKDIKFSKLALVVIDEQHRFGVEQRSILKQLNNTHLLTMSATPIPRTLALTLYGDLDLSRLKELPAGRQKIVTKIVSEENRTKAYEFIAKQISAGRQAFVICPLIEESDKLGVRSAAAEYKKLTEQIFPNFKIGLLHGKMRPSDKEQTMQQFKDNIIKILVSTSVIEVGVDVPNATVMMIEGSERFGLAQLHQFRGRVGRSEHKSYCFLFSDDPDSLANPRLQALVESNNGFELAEKDLQIRGAGDLYGTKQSGYDFKIANLTNLDLVQRTRVYAEKLLNEDINLNPYPLLKQKIQAQPLVHLE; this is encoded by the coding sequence TTGGCCTCACAGAAGGACAAAAAAACCGCTCTGACCGAGATCATTGCGGATTTTTCCCGCCCTTATCCCGCCAATCGGCTGCTGGAAGGCGATGTCGGAAGCGGCAAAACCATTATTGTCGCACTGGCAAGCTTTGTGGTTGCCAAAAACAGCCTGCAAACGGCCTTGCTCTCCCCGACCGAGATCCTGGCCTCCCAGCATTACGCTACCTTTCTTGAGCTTTTTAAAAACGACGGGTTTGATCTGGGCCTTTTGACCTCATCCCAAAGCCGCCTGAACGGCAATCCGGTTTCCAAAGATACGCTCTTGGCCGCCATCACTTCCGGCAAGACGAAGATCATTTTAGGCACTCACGCTTTGCTGGAAAAAGACATCAAATTTTCAAAACTGGCATTGGTCGTGATAGACGAACAGCATCGGTTCGGAGTTGAACAGCGCTCTATTTTAAAACAGCTCAACAATACCCATTTGCTGACCATGAGCGCAACGCCCATCCCCCGCACCCTGGCGCTGACGCTTTATGGCGACCTGGATCTGTCTCGGCTGAAAGAGCTGCCGGCCGGCCGGCAGAAGATCGTAACCAAAATAGTATCGGAAGAAAACCGGACCAAGGCTTATGAATTTATAGCGAAGCAAATTTCAGCCGGCCGGCAGGCCTTTGTGATCTGTCCGCTGATCGAAGAGTCGGACAAATTGGGCGTGAGATCCGCCGCCGCAGAATATAAAAAACTGACGGAGCAAATTTTTCCAAACTTCAAAATCGGACTGCTGCACGGCAAAATGAGACCTTCGGACAAAGAACAAACTATGCAGCAGTTCAAAGACAATATTATAAAAATTTTGGTTTCCACCTCCGTGATTGAAGTCGGGGTTGATGTGCCCAACGCCACAGTCATGATGATCGAAGGTTCTGAGCGCTTCGGCCTGGCCCAGCTTCACCAGTTCCGCGGACGGGTGGGACGAAGCGAACATAAATCGTATTGTTTTCTGTTTTCTGACGACCCGGACTCCTTGGCCAATCCCCGATTACAGGCCCTGGTCGAAAGCAACAACGGGTTTGAACTGGCGGAAAAAGACCTGCAGATCCGGGGAGCCGGCGATCTGTATGGTACGAAACAGTCAGGTTATGACTTCAAAATTGCCAATCTTACGAATCTGGATCTGGTCCAGCGGACTCGTGTGTATGCCGAAAAGCTTTTGAATGAGGATATCAATTTAAATCCTTATCCTCTTTTGAAGCAAAAAATCCAGGCGCAGCCATTAGTGCACTTGGAGTAA
- a CDS encoding LemA family protein has translation MIYLLIVVVVLVVAGIAIYNGLVQSRNRVDEAWSDIEVQLKRRYDLIPNLVNTVKGYAKHEEGVFTKVTAARATAMAAPTPGQKLAAENQLSQTIRSLFAVAENYPELKANQNFLQLQGDLTDTEDKIQAARRFYNGNVRDYNTKIQTFPSNLFAGMLGFTAKTFFDDDNKAIQQPVNVQF, from the coding sequence ATGATTTATTTGCTAATTGTCGTTGTCGTGCTGGTTGTAGCCGGTATTGCTATTTACAACGGCCTGGTCCAGTCGCGCAATCGCGTGGACGAAGCCTGGTCAGACATAGAAGTCCAGCTCAAACGCCGCTACGACCTGATCCCGAATTTGGTCAACACGGTCAAAGGATACGCCAAACATGAGGAAGGCGTGTTTACTAAGGTTACCGCTGCCCGCGCCACTGCCATGGCAGCGCCGACCCCCGGACAGAAACTAGCTGCTGAAAACCAGCTGTCGCAGACCATCCGCTCTTTGTTCGCCGTGGCGGAAAATTATCCGGAACTGAAAGCCAACCAGAATTTCCTGCAGCTGCAGGGAGATCTGACCGACACTGAAGATAAGATTCAGGCGGCCAGAAGGTTCTATAACGGCAACGTCCGCGACTACAATACCAAAATTCAGACATTCCCATCAAACCTGTTTGCGGGCATGCTCGGGTTTACCGCCAAAACTTTCTTTGACGATGACAACAAGGCCATCCAGCAGCCGGTGAATGTGCAATTCTAA
- a CDS encoding ComF family protein, with the protein MDVKNILKKAGQEFLDLLFPISCLLCGADGLYLCDKCLTELPRLDKQQCLVCQTASPFGKTHLSCKTKNTIDGSIAALPYKDRQVNKIIETFKYNFISDLSLPLAETILEEIKKQELAEYFRDFTIVPVPLHARRFNWRGFNQAELLAGKLAENLQLNVDNKLVLRQKFTKPQVKLKAEERKRNMENAFGLIGDASNKKILLVDDVVTSGSTANELAKLLKHDHAQEVWLLTAAHG; encoded by the coding sequence ATGGATGTAAAAAATATCCTCAAAAAAGCAGGCCAAGAATTTCTTGACCTGCTTTTTCCGATCTCTTGCCTCCTCTGCGGCGCGGACGGCTTGTATCTTTGCGATAAGTGCCTTACGGAATTGCCGAGATTGGATAAGCAGCAGTGCCTTGTCTGCCAGACAGCTTCGCCTTTCGGCAAAACGCACCTTAGTTGCAAAACCAAAAACACAATAGACGGCAGTATTGCAGCTCTTCCCTACAAAGACCGGCAAGTCAATAAGATCATTGAGACTTTCAAATACAACTTTATTTCCGACCTAAGCCTTCCTCTGGCTGAAACAATTTTGGAAGAGATAAAAAAGCAGGAGCTGGCCGAATATTTCCGGGACTTTACCATTGTTCCAGTGCCATTGCATGCCCGTCGCTTCAACTGGCGCGGCTTCAATCAGGCAGAATTATTAGCCGGTAAACTTGCTGAAAACCTGCAACTCAACGTGGACAATAAACTTGTGTTGCGACAAAAATTCACAAAGCCGCAAGTCAAACTCAAAGCAGAAGAACGAAAACGTAACATGGAAAACGCCTTTGGTTTGATCGGCGATGCATCAAACAAAAAGATCCTGCTGGTGGATGATGTGGTCACTTCAGGATCTACAGCCAATGAACTGGCAAAACTTTTGAAACATGATCACGCACAGGAAGTCTGGCTCCTGACCGCCGCGCACGGGTAA
- a CDS encoding putative toxin-antitoxin system toxin component, PIN family produces MSFYFFMLKVVIDTNLLIDGSEDFYNFGNRIIDLAISGNIEAYANKATLRENQFLAEKKIHDEGYLKKLKYFFDAVKPAESSAHLKVVEDSEDDKILESAVSAGVDYLITSDHHLLKLGKFRGVRIVRPGAFWQIWEDEGEGWKKWINSFLK; encoded by the coding sequence ATGTCTTTTTATTTTTTTATGCTCAAAGTTGTTATTGACACCAATTTGCTTATTGACGGTTCCGAGGATTTTTATAATTTCGGCAACCGGATCATTGATCTGGCCATCAGCGGGAATATTGAAGCTTATGCCAACAAAGCGACGCTGAGGGAAAATCAGTTCTTGGCCGAAAAAAAAATTCATGACGAGGGCTATTTGAAGAAGCTGAAATATTTTTTTGATGCGGTCAAACCTGCTGAGTCAAGCGCTCATTTGAAAGTTGTGGAGGACAGCGAAGACGATAAGATCCTGGAATCAGCCGTTTCGGCCGGCGTGGATTACCTGATCACCTCAGATCATCATCTGCTAAAACTCGGAAAGTTCCGCGGCGTCAGAATTGTCCGACCGGGCGCGTTTTGGCAGATTTGGGAAGATGAGGGCGAGGGGTGGAAGAAGTGGATAAATAGCTTCCTAAAATAG
- a CDS encoding DUF87 domain-containing protein — MALFSNKQPDPNRQLQRQLVEKEREYKRGLNTLRDLIAPSAFRVSQNSVEVSGKFARSFFILSYPRFISVDWLAPIINMDTPMDMAMYIYPMDTAEIMKKLKSKVGQLESGMKLSAEKGNVRDPMMETAFQDVEGLRDRLQQGTERYFRFSIYFTIYAGDEKELDQASASLESILGSKLIIAKPAVLQMEQGFNSTLPLGNDELAIAQNMNTEPLSTTFPFVSSELTSNDGILYGINRHNNSLILFDRFQMENANSVVFAKSGSGKSYAVKLEILRSLMLGTEVIVIDPENEYKHLSTAVGGSFLNISLNSESRVNPFDLPRGIEGETNEDILRASVVNLLGLMNLMLGKLDPTEEAVMDRALWETYAKKDITANADFSNIEPPTMQDLVEILTGMVGGESLAQRLTKYTQGTFSGIFNQQTNLNLNNQLVVFSIRDLEDTLRPIAIYVTLNYIWNVVRATLKKRILVIDEAWWMMQHDDSAKFLFGIAKRARKYYLGVTTITQDVSDFLQSPYGKPIVTNSSIQLLLKQSPAAIDMIVETFFLTEGEKYLLLESDVGEGIFFAGIKHVAIKIIASYMEDQIITTDPKRALEIEEAKKELQSQHAQTPQE; from the coding sequence ATGGCATTATTTTCAAATAAACAACCTGATCCGAACCGCCAGCTCCAACGTCAATTGGTGGAGAAAGAGCGCGAGTATAAAAGAGGTTTGAATACGCTCCGTGATCTGATCGCGCCGTCGGCATTTCGGGTCAGCCAGAATTCTGTTGAAGTTTCCGGAAAATTCGCGCGTTCGTTTTTTATCCTCTCCTATCCGAGATTTATTTCAGTCGATTGGCTGGCGCCCATAATCAACATGGACACGCCCATGGACATGGCCATGTATATCTATCCCATGGATACGGCTGAGATCATGAAAAAGCTCAAGAGCAAAGTAGGCCAGCTGGAATCCGGCATGAAATTATCGGCTGAAAAAGGCAATGTCAGGGATCCCATGATGGAAACGGCTTTCCAGGATGTGGAAGGCTTGCGCGACAGGTTGCAGCAGGGAACTGAGCGTTATTTCCGCTTTTCCATATATTTTACGATCTATGCCGGCGACGAAAAAGAGCTTGACCAGGCTTCGGCCAGTTTGGAATCGATCCTCGGATCCAAACTGATCATTGCCAAACCGGCGGTGCTGCAGATGGAACAGGGCTTCAATTCAACTCTCCCGTTGGGCAATGATGAGCTGGCGATCGCTCAGAACATGAATACCGAGCCGCTGTCCACGACTTTTCCTTTCGTTTCCTCGGAACTTACATCCAACGACGGGATCTTATATGGCATCAACCGCCACAACAACAGCCTGATCCTGTTTGACCGGTTCCAGATGGAAAATGCCAATTCCGTCGTGTTTGCCAAATCCGGGTCAGGCAAAAGTTATGCCGTGAAGCTTGAGATTCTGCGCTCCCTGATGCTTGGCACCGAAGTGATCGTCATTGACCCTGAGAACGAATACAAGCATTTGTCAACGGCGGTCGGCGGATCGTTCCTGAATATATCGCTGAATTCAGAATCGCGGGTCAATCCTTTTGATCTGCCTCGCGGCATTGAAGGCGAGACCAACGAGGATATTTTGCGCGCGTCCGTGGTCAATCTTCTGGGACTGATGAATTTGATGCTCGGCAAACTGGATCCGACGGAAGAGGCGGTGATGGACCGGGCGCTCTGGGAAACTTATGCAAAAAAAGATATAACCGCCAACGCGGATTTCTCCAACATCGAGCCGCCGACCATGCAGGATCTGGTGGAGATCCTGACAGGAATGGTGGGCGGCGAAAGCCTGGCGCAGCGCCTGACCAAATATACGCAAGGAACTTTTTCCGGAATTTTTAACCAGCAGACGAACCTGAATTTGAACAATCAGCTCGTGGTTTTTTCGATCCGCGACCTGGAAGACACTCTGCGCCCGATCGCCATCTATGTAACATTGAATTATATCTGGAATGTTGTGCGCGCCACGCTTAAGAAACGCATTTTGGTCATCGATGAGGCCTGGTGGATGATGCAGCATGACGATTCGGCCAAATTCCTGTTCGGCATAGCCAAGCGCGCCCGCAAATATTATTTGGGCGTGACCACGATCACCCAGGACGTGTCTGATTTTTTGCAGTCGCCTTACGGCAAGCCGATCGTCACCAACTCATCCATCCAGCTGCTCCTCAAGCAATCCCCGGCGGCGATCGATATGATCGTCGAGACTTTCTTTCTGACCGAAGGGGAGAAATATCTGCTCCTGGAATCGGATGTCGGAGAGGGGATCTTCTTCGCCGGCATCAAGCACGTGGCAATCAAGATCATTGCATCATATATGGAAGACCAGATCATCACCACTGACCCGAAACGGGCGCTGGAAATAGAAGAGGCGAAGAAGGAACTGCAATCGCAACATGCACAAACGCCGCAGGAATAA
- the htpX gene encoding zinc metalloprotease HtpX, which yields MIYSEISSNKRKTALLITFFLVLIIALGYFFGQYFDSPGILPIAVIFSVGLSLTSYFYSDKIILSMSHAKQIQRADDPELYHTVENLAIAAGLPTPKIYLIDDTAPNAFATGRDPKHAVVCITTGLRSKLTKPELEGVIAHELSHVGNYDIRLSTIIVVLVGVVSLLSNWMLRASFFGGRRRNNEGEAGVIFMVVGLVLAILSPIAATLIQLAISRKREYLADASGALLTRYPEGLASALKKIAADTEPLEEANNATAHLYIVNPFKQNLNVRQAGSALSRLFDTHPPIQERIKRLEEMEK from the coding sequence ATGATCTACTCTGAAATCTCTTCCAACAAACGCAAAACAGCGCTACTGATAACATTCTTTTTGGTTCTGATCATTGCGCTCGGTTACTTCTTCGGCCAGTATTTTGACTCGCCGGGTATTTTGCCGATCGCCGTGATCTTTTCCGTTGGCTTAAGCCTGACCAGTTATTTCTATTCGGACAAGATCATTCTCTCCATGTCGCACGCAAAACAGATCCAGCGCGCCGATGATCCGGAGCTCTACCACACAGTTGAAAACCTGGCCATCGCCGCGGGCCTGCCGACACCAAAAATCTATCTTATAGATGATACGGCTCCCAATGCATTTGCCACCGGCCGCGACCCGAAGCACGCCGTGGTCTGCATCACGACAGGACTGCGAAGCAAACTGACCAAACCGGAACTGGAAGGCGTGATCGCCCACGAGCTGTCGCATGTCGGTAATTATGACATCCGGCTTTCAACAATTATTGTGGTGCTGGTTGGCGTGGTTTCGCTTTTGTCCAACTGGATGTTGAGAGCCAGTTTCTTCGGCGGCAGGCGCCGCAATAATGAAGGTGAAGCCGGCGTAATTTTTATGGTAGTCGGTTTGGTGCTAGCCATCCTCTCGCCCATCGCCGCAACTCTGATCCAACTGGCAATTTCGCGCAAGCGCGAATATCTGGCTGACGCCTCAGGCGCTTTGCTGACGCGCTATCCGGAAGGTTTGGCTTCGGCGCTCAAAAAAATCGCGGCTGATACCGAGCCTTTAGAAGAAGCTAATAATGCCACGGCGCACCTCTATATAGTCAATCCTTTCAAACAAAATCTCAATGTCCGGCAGGCAGGTTCTGCCCTGTCGCGCCTGTTCGACACCCACCCCCCTATTCAGGAACGCATCAAAAGATTGGAAGAGATGGAGAAATAA